A DNA window from Hevea brasiliensis isolate MT/VB/25A 57/8 chromosome 2, ASM3005281v1, whole genome shotgun sequence contains the following coding sequences:
- the LOC110653454 gene encoding E3 ubiquitin-protein ligase SINAT3 has protein sequence MELDSIESVPSSDLTHEDEIHHHHLQFPSVPKPQSNNNNINNSNTVSSAIQSISVHELLECPVCTNSMYPPIHQCHNGHTLCSTCKTRVHNRCPTCRQELGDIRCLALEKVAESLELPCKYMSLGCPEIFPYYSKLKHEALCNFRPYNCPYAGSECAVVGDIPFLVAHLRDDHKVDMHSGCTFNHRYVKSNPREVENATWMLTVFHCFGQYFCLHFEAFQLGMAPVYMAFLRFMGDEIEARDYSYSLEVGGNGRKLIWEGTPRSIRDSHRKVRDSNDGLVIQRNMALFFSGGDRKELKLRVTGRIWKEQQNPEGGACIPNLCS, from the exons ATGGAATTAGATAGCATTGAAAGTGTTCCATCCTCAGATTTGACTCACGAGGATGAGATTCATCACCACCATCTTCAATTCCCTTCAGTTCCAAAGCCTCAAAGCAACAACAACAACATCAACAACAGTAATACTGTTTCCTCAGCGATTCAATCCATCAGTGTCCATGAGTTGCTCGAATGCCCTGTTTGTACCAATTCTATGTACCCTCCAATTCATCAG tGCCACAATGGGCATACTCTTTGTTCGACTTGTAAAACAAGAGTACACAACCGGTGTCCCACTTGTAGACAAGAACTTGGTGATATTAGATGTTTAGCATTGGAGAAGGTTGCCGAATCACTTGAGCTTCCGTGCAAATACATGTCACTTGGGTGCCCTGAGATTTTTCCATACTATAGTAAACTCAAACATGAAGCTTTATGTAACTTCAGGCCATACAACTGTCCGTATGCTGGATCTGAGTGTGCTGTTGTTGGGGATATCCCGTTCCTTGTTGCTCATCTGAGGGATGATCACAAAGTAGACATGCATTCTGGATGCACTTTCAACCATCGTTATGTCAAGTCTAATCCCCGTGAAGTAGAAAATGCAACATGGATGTTAACT GTTTTCCACTGTTTTGGCCAGTATTTCTGTCTGCATTTTGAAGCTTTCCAGCTAGGGATGGCACCTGTTTATATGGCATTCCTTCGTTTCATGGGTGATGAGATAGAAGCCCGTGATTACAGCTACAGCCTGGAGGTTGGGGGAAATGGTAGGAAACTCATTTGGGAAGGGACCCCACGAAGCATTAGAGATAGCCACAGGAAGGTTAGAGATAGCAATGATGGCCTCGTTATACAAAGAAACATGGCGCTGTTCTTCTCTGGAGGCGATAGGAAAGAGTTAAAGCTTCGAGTGACGGGGCGCATATGGAAAGAGCAGCAGAACCCAGAAGGTGGGGCATGCATACCCAATCTCTGCAGTTAG
- the LOC110653468 gene encoding aspartyl protease family protein 2-like has product MEGKSRNALLFFSFTIFLYLSTTSSIPLHYQTLVLNPLPGQPILSDFESENVIASDATETDPTESTFSVQLHHIDALSLNKTPQELFSLRLHRDASRVKALSSLAASAAAAGGFAAGGFSSSVISGLAQGSGEYFTRIGVGTPPKYVYMVLDTGSDIVWIQCAPCKKCYSQSDPVFDPRKSRSFAGIACGSPLCHRLDSAGCNTRKQTCMYQVSYGDGSFTYGDFSTETLTFRGTRVGRVALGCGHDNEGLFVGAAGLLGLGRGKLSFPSQTGRRFKRKFSYCLVDRSASSRPSSVVFGDSAISRTARFTPLISNPKLDTFYYVELLGISVGGTRVPGITATLFKLDQTGNGGVIIDSGTSVTRLTRPAYTALRDAFRVRATNLKRAPDFSLFDTCFDLSGKTEVKVPTVVLHFRGADVSLPASNFLIPVDSEGTFCFAFAGTMSGLSIIGNIQQQGFRVVYDLAGSRVGFGPRGCA; this is encoded by the coding sequence ATGGAAGGAAAATCAAGAAATGCCCTTCTCTTCTTTTCCTTCACCATTTTCCTTTATCTGTCCACCACTTCCTCCATCCCACTCCACTACCAGACCTTAGTTCTCAACCCTCTCCCTGGCCAGCCCATTCTCTCTGATTTCGAATCAGAAAATGTCATTGCATCCGACGCCACCGAAACAGACCCAACAGAATCCACCTTCTCCGTACAGTTACATCACATTGACGCATTATCCTTGAACAAAACTCCTCAGGAACTCTTCAGCCTGAGGCTCCACCGCGATGCTTCGCGAGTCAAAGCTCTGTCCTCCCTTGCCGCCTCAGCCGCAGCAGCCGGTGGGTTTGCCGCAGGTGGGTTTAGCAGCTCCGTGATTTCTGGTCTGGCTCAGGGCAGCGGAGAGTACTTCACGCGCATAGGAGTGGGTACCCCTCCCAAGTACGTTTACATGGTGCTGGATACCGGAAGCGACATCGTCTGGATCCAATGCGCTCCGTGTAAGAAATGCTACTCTCAATCTGACCCGGTTTTCGACCCGCGTAAGTCTAGATCTTTTGCTGGGATCGCCTGTGGGTCCCCCTTGTGCCACAGGCTGGATTCTGCGGGCTGCAACACTCGAAAGCAGACCTGCATGTATCAAGTTTCCTACGGTGACGGTTCTTTCACTTACGGTGACTTCTCTACCGAAACGCTGACGTTTCGCGGTACTAGAGTTGGACGCGTAGCTCTCGGATGTGGCCACGATAATGAAGGATTGTTCGTTGGTGCTGCAGGCTTGTTGGGACTTGGCCGGGGAAAATTATCATTTCCCTCTCAAACCGGTCGCCGGTTTAAGCGGAAATTTTCTTACTGTTTGGTAGACCGGTCTGCTTCCTCTAGACCATCCTCTGTGGTTTTTGGTGACTCGGCTATCTCCCGAACCGCCCGGTTCACTCCTTTgatctcaaatcccaagctagatACTTTTTACTACGTTGAACTCCTTGGGATCAGTGTTGGTGGGACGCGTGTCCCTGGCATCACCGCAACACTATTCAAACTCGATCAGACTGGGAACGGCGGGGTGATAATTGATTCGGGCACGTCCGTAACTCGTTTGACGAGACCCGCTTACACTGCCCTTCGGGACGCTTTCCGGGTCAGAGCCACCAATTTGAAGAGGGCACCCGATTTCTCTCTATTCGACACGTGTTTTGATTTGTCTGGGAAGACGGAAGTGAAAGTTCCAACAGTGGTGTTGCACTTTCGCGGTGCTGACGTGTCCTTGCCGGCGTCAAATTTTCTGATTCCTGTGGATAGTGAGGGGACCTTTTGCTTTGCATTTGCGGGTACAATGAGCGGGTTGTCAATAATAGGGAACATCCAGCAACAGGGGTTCAGGGTCGTCTACGACTTGGCGGGTTCACGGGTCGGATTTGGTCCACGTGGGTGCGCGTAA
- the LOC110653856 gene encoding E3 ubiquitin-protein ligase SINAT3-like isoform X1, translating into MGGGIPAPTSAVAIPKNYLTDEDVIDRYHLQFPSVPKPQSNNNTYNNSNSVSSATQSISVHELLECPVCNNSMYPPIYQCRNGQTLCSTCKARVHNRCPTCRQELGDIRCLALEKIAECLKRLANTCQFDAKRFFHTTVNSNMKFFVCWI; encoded by the exons ATGGGAGGAGGGATTCCCGCCCCGACCAGTGCTGTTGCCATTCCTAAGAATT ATTTGACGGACGAGGATGTGATCGATCGCTACCACCTTCAATTCCCTTCAGTTCCAAAGCCTCAAAGTAACAACAACACCTACAACAACAGTAATAGCGTTTCCTCAGCAACTCAATCCATCAGTGTCCATGAACTGCTCGAATGCCCTGTTTGCAACAATTCTATGTACCCTCCGATTTATCAG TGCCGCAATGGGCAAACTCTTTGTTCAACTTGTAAAGCAAGGGTGCACAACCGGTGCCCCACTTGTAGACAAGAACTTGGTGATATTAGATGTCTAGCATTGGAGAAAATAGCAGAATGCCTGAAACGTCTTGCAAATACATGTCAATTTGATGCCAAGAGATTTTTCCATACTACAGTAAACTCAAACATGAAGTTCTTTGTATGCTGGATCTGA
- the LOC110653448 gene encoding phosphatidylinositol 4-kinase gamma 4, translating into MSSAGVALSPIHTGSTLPSDYVNAQPLPCSDEYILIFLSVGGSMSPMRVLESDSIEYVKLRIQSCKGFVVKNQKLVCGGRELSRSNSLIRDYGVTDGNVLHLVLRLSDLQVIKVKTASDKEYTFSVERGRDVGYVKQQVAKKEREFDDLDEQEVVCDGEPLEDHWLIDDICKYKNDVEVHFLVRKSAKVRPRHVNKNLELSIVAPQLNEEENASRQYDVCEGNGGRSYEVDRQIVLRKPPDRDFLLEPIIVNPKIELSSVIWNIVNATFDGLEGGNCPIRSMEGTGGAYFMQDSSGQKFVSVFKPIDEEPMAVNNPRGLPLSSDGEGLKKGTRVGEGAMKEVAAYILDHPKSGRRSLSGDEKGFSGVPPTVMIKCFHKGFNHLEDINVKIGSLQMFMENNGSCEDMGPGSFPVKEVHKICVLDIRMANADRHAGNILLSKDAEGGQTMLIPIDHGYCLPESFEDCTFDWLYWPQARQPFDSSTVEYVKSLDAEEDIALLKFHGWDMPVECARTLRISTMLLKKGVERGLTPFAIGRIMCRETLKKASVIEEIVKEAQDSVLPGTSEVSFLETVSHIMDRHVDKIAASLP; encoded by the exons atgtcGTCTGCTGGTGTTGCTCTCAGTCCAATTCATACGGGTTCCACACTTCCTTCTGATTATGTGAATGCCCAACCACTCCCCTGCTCTGATGAGTACATCTTGATATTTCTCTCTGTTGGGGGCTCTATGAGCCCAATGCGTGTTTTAGAGTCTGATTCCATTGAATATGTGAAGCTACGGATTCAGTCATGTAAAGGGTTTGTTGTAAAGAACCAAAAGCTGGTCTGTGGAGGCCGAGAGCTATCAAGGAGCAATTCTCTTATCCGTGACTATGGTGTCACTGATGGGAATGTTCTGCATTTGGTTCTTAGGCTTTCTGATCTCCAGGTTATAAAGGTTAAGACTGCTAGCGATAAAGAATATACCTTTTCTGTGGAGCGAGGGAGAGATGTTGGGTATGTGAAACAACAGGTTGCTAAGAAGGAGAGGGAGTTTGATGACCTTGATGAGCAAGAGGTCGTTTGTGATGGTGAGCCGCTTGAGGATCATTGGCTTATTGATGATAtctgtaaatataaaaatgatgtcGAGGTTCATTTTTTGGTGAGGAAATCTGCAAAGGTTCGGCCAAGGCATGTGAATAAGAATTTAGAATTGTCTATTGTGGCACCACAGTTGAATGAAGAAGAGAATGCTAGTAGGCAATATGATGTTTGTGAAGGGAATGGTGGGAGAAGTTATGAAGTTGATAGACAGATTGTTCTGAGAAAGCCTCCTGATAGAGATTTTCTACTGGAACCAATTATTGTTAATCCCAAAATTGAATTGTCCTCTGTGATTTGGAATATTGTAAATGCTACCTTTGACGGATTGGAGGGTGGAAATTGTCCAATCAGATCTATGGAGGGTACTGGGGGGGCTTATTTCATGCAAGATTCTTCTGGGCAGAAGTTTGTTTCTGTTTTCAAGCCAATTGATGAGGAACCTATGGCTGTGAACAACCCTCGAGGGCTACCACTGTCTTCTGATGGTGAAGGTTTGAAGAAAGGCACAAGAGTTGGGGAAGGAGCTATGAAGGAGGTTGCAGCTTACATTTTGGATCATCCAAAGAGTGGACGTCGATCTTTGTCTGGCGATGAGAAGGGCTTTTCTGGGGTTCCACCTACAGTTATGATTAAGTGCTTTCATAAAGGGTTTAACCATCTAGAGGATATAAATGTCAAGATTGGCTCCTTGCAGATGTTCATGGAGAACAATGGAAGTTGTGAAGATATGGGTCCCGGATCTTTTCCAGTTAAGGAAGTTCATAAAATCTGTGTGTTGGATATAAGAATGGCAAATGCAGATAGGCATGCTGGGAATATATTATTGAGCAAAGATGCAGAAGGTGGACAGACTATGCTGATTCCAATAGACCATGGATATTGCCTACCTGAAAGT TTTGAGGATTGCACATTTGATTGGCTTTATTGGCCTCAAGCTCGTCAACCTTTTGACTCTAGCACTGTTGAATATGTAAAATCATTGGATGCTGAAGAGGATATTGCTCTTCTGAAGTTCCATGGATGGGACATGCCTGTTGAATGTGCACGCACACTTCGCATCTCCACCATGCTTCTGAAGAAGGGAGTGGAGAGGGGCCTCACCCCCTTTGCTATTGGAAGGATAATGTGCAGAGAGACCTTGAAGAAGGCATCTGTTATTGAGGAGATTGTCAAAGAAGCACAGGATTCTGTTCTTCCAGGCACAAGCGAAGTTTCATTCCTGGAAACTGTATCGCACATCATGGATCGTCACGTTGATAAGATTGCCGCATCTCTGCCTTGA
- the LOC110653856 gene encoding E3 ubiquitin-protein ligase SINAT3-like isoform X2, which translates to MGGGIPAPTSAVAIPKNYLTDEDVIDRYHLQFPSVPKPQSNNNTYNNSNSVSSATQSISVHELLECPVCNNSMYPPIYQVFHCFGQYFCLHFEAFQLWMALFIWHSFILFMGQECVITATAWRLGEIGGNSFGKLPHEALEIAT; encoded by the exons ATGGGAGGAGGGATTCCCGCCCCGACCAGTGCTGTTGCCATTCCTAAGAATT ATTTGACGGACGAGGATGTGATCGATCGCTACCACCTTCAATTCCCTTCAGTTCCAAAGCCTCAAAGTAACAACAACACCTACAACAACAGTAATAGCGTTTCCTCAGCAACTCAATCCATCAGTGTCCATGAACTGCTCGAATGCCCTGTTTGCAACAATTCTATGTACCCTCCGATTTATCAG GTTTTCCACTGTTTTGGCCAGTACTTTTGTCTGCATTTTGAAGCCTTCCAGCTTTGGATGGCACTGTTTATATGGCATTCCTTCATTTTATTTATGGGACAGGAGTGTGTAATTACAGCTACAGCCTGGAGGTTGGGGGAAATAGGCGGAAATTCATTTGGGAAGTTACCTCACGAAGCTTTAGAGATAGCCACATGA